The Synechocystis sp. PCC 7509 genome includes a window with the following:
- a CDS encoding Hsp70 family protein has protein sequence MFAIDFGTSNTCVTRINPVTGQSETVSIPGLSQQIGANPPLIPSLVYVENAAEGKVLIGQQVRDRGYDSKNDPRFFRSFKRGIGANIQGFLPELDGQIITFEQIGTWFLTNLISQLGSIESLVLTVPVDSFESYRHWLGETCQTLPIEQVRMLDEPTAAALGYGMADKENLLVIDFGGGTLDLSLVRLDASIQAGKTTLGFLLKFGQKSLAEKSGQKLKTARVLAKAGQNLGGTDIDNWLVEYFAKTQGLAATSLTARLAERVKIQLSSQTQASEVYFDDETLDSYELELNRDTLETILEEHQFFEQLDECMTQLLYQARRQGLEIADINAVLLVGGTSQMPVVQNWVQKYFDPALISNKKPFEAIASGALQLTQGVEVKDFLYHSYGVRYWDRRNNRHNWHPLIKTGQPYPMQDPVELVLGASVENQPSIELIIGELGSETGATEVFYDGEMLITRRQKDSQIQVQPLNDKAASIAQLTPPGFPGSDRIRVLFYVDSQRFLRMTVEDLLTNQTLLEARLVTQLS, from the coding sequence ATGTTTGCAATCGATTTTGGTACAAGTAATACCTGTGTAACTCGCATTAATCCCGTCACCGGACAATCGGAAACTGTCAGCATTCCGGGCTTATCTCAGCAAATCGGGGCAAATCCGCCTTTAATTCCTAGCTTAGTATATGTAGAAAATGCCGCCGAAGGTAAAGTATTAATTGGGCAACAAGTGCGCGATCGCGGTTACGATAGCAAAAACGATCCAAGATTTTTCCGCAGTTTCAAACGCGGTATTGGCGCAAATATTCAGGGCTTTTTACCAGAATTAGACGGGCAAATTATCACCTTTGAGCAAATCGGGACATGGTTTTTGACTAATCTAATTTCCCAACTAGGAAGTATAGAATCTTTAGTTTTAACTGTACCTGTAGATAGCTTTGAATCTTACCGTCACTGGCTGGGGGAAACTTGCCAAACTTTGCCTATAGAGCAAGTTAGAATGCTTGATGAGCCTACCGCCGCCGCTTTAGGTTATGGTATGGCAGATAAAGAAAATTTGCTAGTAATTGATTTTGGCGGCGGTACTTTAGATTTATCTTTGGTACGTCTAGATGCAAGCATCCAAGCGGGTAAAACTACTTTAGGCTTTTTACTCAAATTCGGGCAAAAATCCTTAGCTGAAAAATCTGGACAAAAGTTAAAAACCGCTCGTGTTTTAGCTAAAGCTGGGCAAAATTTGGGCGGTACAGATATTGATAACTGGTTAGTTGAATACTTTGCTAAAACTCAAGGATTAGCCGCTACATCGTTAACAGCTAGGTTGGCGGAGCGGGTAAAAATTCAACTATCTTCCCAAACTCAAGCAAGCGAAGTTTATTTTGATGACGAAACCTTAGACAGCTATGAATTAGAACTAAACCGCGATACTTTAGAAACCATCCTTGAAGAACATCAGTTTTTTGAGCAACTAGACGAATGTATGACGCAGCTATTGTATCAAGCGCGGCGACAAGGTTTAGAAATTGCCGATATCAATGCAGTGCTGTTAGTTGGCGGTACTTCGCAAATGCCTGTAGTGCAAAATTGGGTGCAAAAGTATTTCGATCCAGCGTTAATAAGTAACAAAAAACCCTTTGAAGCGATCGCATCTGGCGCACTCCAACTTACTCAAGGCGTAGAAGTAAAAGACTTTCTTTATCACAGTTACGGTGTCCGTTATTGGGATCGGCGCAACAATCGCCACAATTGGCATCCTTTAATTAAAACCGGACAACCGTACCCAATGCAAGATCCGGTAGAGCTAGTATTAGGCGCTTCGGTTGAAAATCAACCAAGTATTGAATTAATTATTGGTGAATTGGGAAGCGAAACGGGAGCAACCGAGGTTTTTTATGACGGCGAAATGTTGATTACTCGTCGCCAAAAAGATAGTCAAATTCAAGTACAGCCATTAAATGACAAAGCCGCCTCCATTGCTCAATTAACGCCGCCAGGATTTCCCGGAAGCGATCGCATTCGGGTTTTATTTTACGTTGACTCCCAGCGTTTTTTGAGAATGACTGTTGAAGACTTGCTTACAAATCAAACTTTGCTAGAAGCTCGATTAGTTACGCAGCTAAGTTAA
- a CDS encoding glutathione S-transferase family protein, whose translation MLKFYYHPLSPISRRVWLLLLEKQIPYQLIEVNLGTGKQFEPEFLTMNPFHHVPVIVDGDFRVFESIAILEYLELCYPDLALIPTEIQAITKMRMVQQVAVNELMPNLIAVVNAEQQPLSSAVQTRLATAWQFLDDELQGKTYFGGDRLNLGDIVAGATIPLFYRLGVSLNGYPCLDAWRERISNRPSWQQTRSDDPSFQRWQKWVQLQIKRKSKLT comes from the coding sequence ATGCTGAAATTTTATTACCACCCACTTTCCCCAATTTCGCGGCGCGTATGGCTTCTACTATTAGAAAAACAGATTCCCTACCAGCTTATTGAGGTTAATCTAGGAACTGGTAAGCAGTTTGAGCCGGAATTTTTGACAATGAATCCTTTTCACCATGTACCTGTAATTGTAGATGGTGATTTTCGGGTATTTGAATCAATAGCAATTTTAGAATATCTTGAACTGTGCTATCCCGATCTAGCTTTAATACCTACCGAGATTCAAGCAATTACTAAAATGCGGATGGTGCAACAAGTCGCCGTAAACGAATTGATGCCAAATTTGATCGCCGTTGTTAATGCCGAACAACAGCCTTTATCTAGTGCTGTTCAGACGCGCCTAGCTACGGCTTGGCAATTTTTGGATGATGAGTTACAAGGAAAAACGTATTTTGGAGGCGATCGCCTAAATCTTGGTGATATTGTGGCAGGTGCGACGATTCCACTCTTTTACCGTTTGGGAGTTTCGTTAAATGGCTATCCTTGCTTAGACGCTTGGCGAGAACGTATTAGCAATCGCCCATCTTGGCAACAAACTAGATCGGACGATCCTAGCTTTCAGCGATGGCAAAAGTGGGTTCAACTCCAAATCAAGCGCAAAAGTAAATTAACTTAG
- a CDS encoding 2OG-Fe(II) oxygenase translates to MSYYSTTQNTFKPNYLTKLQARILACPYLAVNNLNRDFIATKGFSVVFQKSHISEVERCFPFFKNYLNVALQEDCNAFYLNPLVLNQGSRVDPHIDRSLRSYCKTIAPPAMVSVLYVQVSSELEGGELVLRHGKKQVGCIKPQYNTLVLFQGDLTHSVNEVKSAVSNRLSLVCEQYNLVERELEQIPEFTIESRKLK, encoded by the coding sequence ATGAGTTATTACAGCACCACACAGAATACATTTAAGCCTAACTACCTTACAAAGTTACAAGCCAGGATTTTAGCGTGTCCATACTTAGCAGTTAACAATCTCAACCGCGACTTTATAGCAACTAAGGGGTTTTCTGTAGTGTTTCAGAAGTCGCATATTAGCGAAGTTGAGCGTTGCTTTCCTTTTTTTAAAAACTATCTGAACGTTGCTTTGCAAGAGGATTGTAATGCTTTTTATCTCAATCCTTTGGTGTTAAACCAGGGTTCGCGGGTCGATCCGCACATAGATCGGAGTTTGCGATCGTATTGTAAAACTATCGCTCCTCCTGCTATGGTTAGCGTCTTATACGTGCAAGTTTCCTCAGAGTTGGAAGGTGGCGAATTAGTGTTGCGTCACGGTAAAAAACAAGTTGGCTGTATAAAGCCGCAATACAATACTTTGGTGCTTTTTCAAGGAGATTTGACGCACTCAGTAAATGAAGTTAAAAGTGCAGTTTCTAATCGTTTAAGTTTAGTTTGCGAACAGTATAATCTTGTAGAGCGAGAACTTGAGCAAATTCCAGAATTTACTATTGAGTCGAGAAAATTGAAATAG